From Ignavibacteria bacterium, the proteins below share one genomic window:
- a CDS encoding T9SS type A sorting domain-containing protein, producing IYTGNNLDTAYNYLGQNFGLKKFAGYKNISPNSFVHYMSSHPTQGDPGTRFQARNYMHGFNRDGQIVNPCTFPYGSVLGGVNCALVNPRFMYSGDPVTNFGWINNSPTDNRYMFNTGPFSLELNKPIDIIVAYIVGRGTNAINSVHIGRWFVQNAFDEYRSNFGTTTGIEDEDNTATIPNEFKLFQNYPNPFNPSTVISFQLSAFSHVTLKVYDILGREVATLVNEELDTGIHHSPFSIFNSQLPSGIYFYQLRAGEYVETKKMIIIK from the coding sequence GATTTACACCGGAAATAATCTCGATACTGCGTATAATTATTTGGGACAAAACTTTGGTCTGAAAAAATTTGCTGGATACAAAAACATTTCTCCAAATTCATTCGTGCATTATATGAGTTCGCACCCAACCCAAGGTGATCCAGGTACTAGATTTCAAGCTAGAAATTATATGCATGGATTTAACAGAGATGGACAAATAGTCAATCCGTGCACTTTTCCATACGGCAGCGTCTTAGGCGGGGTGAATTGTGCATTGGTTAATCCTCGATTCATGTACTCAGGGGATCCAGTTACAAATTTTGGATGGATAAATAATTCTCCAACAGATAATAGATATATGTTCAATACAGGTCCATTTTCACTTGAACTCAACAAACCGATTGATATCATTGTCGCTTATATTGTTGGAAGAGGAACAAATGCAATAAATTCGGTTCACATTGGTAGATGGTTTGTACAAAATGCATTTGATGAATATCGCAGTAATTTTGGAACAACCACTGGAATTGAAGACGAAGATAATACAGCCACTATTCCAAATGAATTCAAGCTATTTCAAAACTATCCGAATCCGTTTAATCCGAGTACAGTTATCAGCTTTCAGCTCTCAGCTTTCAGCCATGTAACGTTGAAAGTTTATGATATACTGGGGAGAGAAGTCGCAACATTGGTTAATGAAGAACTTGATACTGGCATACATCATTCTCCATTCTCAATTTTCAATTCTCAATTGCCCAGCGGGATTTATTTCTATCAGCTTCGTGCTGGTGAATATGTTGAGACAAAAAAAATGATCATTATAAAATGA